The following are encoded together in the Apis mellifera strain DH4 linkage group LG4, Amel_HAv3.1, whole genome shotgun sequence genome:
- the LOC410979 gene encoding gamma-aminobutyric acid type B receptor subunit 2 isoform X3, which produces MTRVRTRRDFSRLVLLLLLLLGLLSARGVLPCDENRQAKHRDVSAMSPHHRLRDIGERKYFHEGREWTNGFENEISGWSRRGGTRARRRLDETRVVATFAPETATDFRARHERRKFRRKDNDGTILNEKRSGEAFRAKRNFGRRQKTATVNSASNCEGYEEGLLSGNEGKDSWRGAARRNRSGDGVTDNPEARGKDGSNPVDWAEVNGSLSSSEEPFTGFEGSQKFPIKVTYKPPVAAQVEKFDRRHFGPPKVDVGETTLAPTYPSTVSPDLPKSPGRDVLHRHRKVDENTEEERRQEEGERGGDDETDDSWLPGASSGRRASNIPTAGKSSPADEKRVSSSTFPSPFPSTGIDARDIERESNGTEVKSSEKINVTILGLFEMTRGSEPRPEGTSELQAARLAVERVNEMNVLSKFRLRLIHNDTKCDPGVAVDRFFHALYSAKKNDLIPLLLGTACSEVTETLAKIVRYWNVIQVSFGSTAPALSDSTEFPLFLRTVAPDSSHNPARIALIKHFGWDTVTALSQTDDMYSLAVNDLVTELEQANITCAATITFAENDYKEQLQTLKKLDTRIIIGSFSPQLASRVLCETWKLGMHGGDYAWILPSDTIEQVAKTPDNSSYSEECTSSQLDQTLNGLIIVNSHDSALENEITSSGLTNNNFLSELGSRGVTYSKFAGQTYDAVWAMAFALKKTEAILNRDNISLAQYTHARKDIALLLLQQLKLLRFIGVSGPVSFDGADRIGITAFYQMHGRVKRKIAIFSPEDGKLVMNCSECATMRWPDGHPPAARRVFRLRVVTVAPAAFLAVTCLASIGVTLAFAFLAFNLHFRKHKSIKLSSPRLNNMAAFGCGLVYGAVILLGLDHATLPDSNDYYPTVCTARVYLLSAGFSLAFGSMFTKTYRVHRIFTRSRSGVVKNKLLQDTQLISLICVLLLIDGLVVTLWVTFDPMQRHLRNLTLEMNPQDRGVVYQSQVEVCRSQHTNSWLGALYIYKGLLLVVGLYMAWETRHVKIPALNDSQYIGMSVYFVVITSGIVVVLANLMSDRVTLAFVTITALILASTTATLALLFLPQLTNILAGERADPVVQSLGLKIECNTRRFVTDDRTELQYRVEVQNRVYRREMAQLELELARLEKQLAQEPVEPSHASSSASIPQRNPSIGGGLPLLLLSVLPPVIPRASWPSADSSGVGERDTTRYCSV; this is translated from the exons ATGACGCGCGTCCGCACGCGTCGCGATTTCTCTcgcctcgtcctcctcctcctcctcctgctcggCCTCCTGTCCGCCCGTGGCGTGTTGCCGTGCGACGAGAACCGTCAAGCCAAGCATCGCGATGTCTCCGCGATGTCCCCTCATCATCGCCTCCGCGACATCGGGGAGAGGAAATATTTCCACGAGGGGCGAGAATGGACGAATGGGTTCGAGAACGAGATCTCCGGATGgtcgaggagaggaggaacgaGGGCGAGAAGGAGGTTGGACGAAACGCGAGTCGTGGCCACGTTCGCGCCCGAGACGGCCACCGATTTTCGCGCTCGCCACGAGAGGCGAAAGTTTCGCAGGAAGGATAACGATGGGACGATTTTGAACGAGAAACGTTCAGGCGAAGCGTTCAGGGCGAAGAGGAATTTTGGCAGGAGGCAGAAAACGGCGACGGTCAACTCTGCTTCCAACTGCGAGGGTTACGAGGAGGGGTTATTGTCGGGAAACGAGGGAAAGGACTCGTGGCGGGGGGCCGCGAGGAGGAACAGATCCGGTGACGGGGTGACGGATAATCCCGAGGCGAGGGGAAAGGACGGGAGTAATCCGGTCGATTGGGCGGAAGTGAACGGGAGTCTGTCGTCGAGCGAGGAACCGTTCACGGGATTCGAGGGCTCGCAGAAATTCCCTATAAAAGTCACGTACAAGCCGCCCGTGGCAGCCCAAGTGGAAAAGTTCGACAGAAGGCACTTCGGCCCGCCTAAAGTGGACGTCGGCGAGACCACGCTCGCTCCCACGTACCCATCCACCGTTTCCCCCGATCTTCCGAAGAGCCCAGGCAGGGACGTCCTTCATCGGCATCGCAAAGTGGACGAGAATACGGAGGAGGAGCGGAGACAGGAGGAGGGCGAGAGAGGGGGCGACGACGAAACGGACGACAGCTGGTTGCCCGGTGCGTCTTCCGGTCGGCGAGCCTCCAACATACCCACAGCTGGAAAATCTTCCCCGGCAGACGAGAAACGCGTCTCTTCTTCCAccttcccctctccttttCCATCCACCGGAATCGACGCCAGGGATATCGAGCGAGAAAGTAACGGGACGGAGGTGAAATCGTCCGAAAAGATAAACGTAACCATCCTGGGTCTGTTCGAGATGACGCGAGGCTCCGAGCCTAGGCCGGAAGGGACCAGCGAGCTGCAAGCGGCGAGATTGGCCGTCGAACGCGTCAACGAAATGAACGTTCTATCCAAGTTTCGGCTGCGCCTCATTCACAACGATACCAAG TGCGATCCGGGGGTGGCGGTCGACAGATTCTTTCACGCTCTCTACTCGGCGAAGAAAAACGATCTGATACCGTTGTTGCTGGGCACCGCCTGCTCCGAGGTCACGGAAACCTTAGCCAAAATCGTGCGCTACTGGAACGTGATACAGGTCTCGTTTGGATCCACCGCACCTGCTCTCTCGGATTCCACCGAATTTCCGCTTTTCTTGCGCACGGTGGCGCCGGATTCCAGCCACAATCCCGCCAGGATAGCGCTCATCAAACATTTCGGATGGGACACCGTCACCGCCCTCTCTCAAACCGACGACATGTACTCCCTG GCAGTGAACGATCTGGTCACGGAGCTGGAACAAGCGAATATCACATGCGCAGCTACCATCACGTTCGCGGAGAACGATTACAAGGAACAGTTGCAAactttgaaa AAATTGGACACGAGAATCATCATAGGAAGTTTTTCACCGCAATTGGCGTCACGTGTTCTGTGCGAG ACTTGGAAGCTAGGGATGCACGGAGGAGACTACGCGTGGATCCTGCCAAGCGACACGATCGAGCAAGTGGCGAAAACGCCGGACAATTCCTCTTATTCCGAGGAATGCACATCTTCGCAGCTCGACCAAACCTTGAACGGCTTGATTATCGTCAACAGTCATGACTCTGCCTTAGAAAACGAAATCACTTCGTCCGGTCTG ACGAACAACAATTTCTTGTCGGAGTTGGGGAGCAGAGGCGTGACGTATTCAAAGTTCGCAGGGCAGACGTATGACGCAGTCTGGGCTATGGCGTTCGCGTTGAAAAAGACCGAGGCAATCTTGAACAGAGACAACATCAGTTTGGCCCAATACACGCACGCTAGAAAGGACATCGCGTTGCTGCTGTTGCAACAGTTGAAACTTTTGCGCTTTATCGGGGTTTCG GGGCCAGTCTCGTTCGACGGTGCCGATCGAATAGGTATCACAGCATTCTACCAGATGCACG GCCGCGTTAAGAGGAAAATAGCGATTTTCAGTCCAGAGGATGGAAAACTGGTGATGAATTGCTCGGAATGCGCAACGATGAGATGGCCGGATGGACATCCCCCAGCAGCTCGAAGGGTTTTCCG GTTAAGGGTGGTGACTGTTGCACCTGCGGCCTTTCTAGCGGTTACCTGCCTGGCCAGCATCGGCGTCACCCTAGCGTTCGCTTTCTTGGCGTTCAATTTGCACTTTCGCAAGCACAA GAGTATAAAGCTTTCGAGCCCCAGGCTCAACAACATGGCCGCCTTTGGTTGCGGTTTGGTCTACGGTGCGGTGATACTTTTGGGCTTGGATCACGCCACCCTTCCCGACAGCAACGACTACTATCCTACAGTATGCACC GCGAGAGTGTATTTATTGTCCGCGGGATTTTCCTTGGCTTTCGGATCGATGTTCACCAAAACGTATCGCGTTCATCGAATTTTCACGAGAAGTAGAAGCGGCGTTGTCAAAAACAAG CTACTTCAGGATACTCAGCTTATAAGCTTGATCTGCGTACTCTTACTGATAGACGGCCTCGTGGTTACCCTGTGGGTCACTTTCGACCCGATGCAACGTCATCTTCGAAACTTAACCCTGGAGATGAACCCGCAAGACAGAGGAGTGGTTTACCAATCTCAG GTGGAGGTGTGTCGTTCTCAACACACGAACAGCTGGTTGGGGGCGCTTTACATTTACAAAGGTCTGTTGCTCGTCGTCGGCCTGTATATGGCTTGGGAAACGAG ACACGTGAAAATACCGGCTTTGAACGACTCCCAGTACATCGGCATGAGCGTTTATTTCGTGGTGATCACGTCGGGAATCGTTGTGGTGTTGGCGAATTTGATGTCCGACCGCGTAACTTTGGCCTTCGTTACGATCACCGCTCTGATCTTAGCCTCGACGACCGCTACCCTTGCGTTGCTGTTCCTTCCCCAGCTTACCAACATTCTGGCCGGCGAGAGGGCAGACCCTGTCGTCCAAAGCCTAGGTTTGAAGATCGAATGCAACACGAGGAGATTCGTGACCGACGATAGAAC GGAGCTCCAGTATCGCGTGGAAGTGCAGAATCGCGTGTACCGGCGCGAAATGGCACAGCTGGAGCTGGAATTGGCCAGATTGGAGAAACAATTGGCGCAGGAGCCGGTCGAGCCGTCGCACGCTTCGTCGAGCGCGTCGATCCCGCAACGCAATCCGAGCATCGGGGGTGGCCTACCTTTGTTGTTGCTCAGCGTCCTCCCACCGGTCATCCCCAGGGCCAGCTGGCCGTCCGCCGATTCGTCCG GTGTAGGAGAAAG GGATACGACGCGGTACTGTAGCGTTTAG